From a single Osmerus eperlanus chromosome 8, fOsmEpe2.1, whole genome shotgun sequence genomic region:
- the LOC134024834 gene encoding adenylosuccinate synthetase isozyme 1 B, whose product MSSNKNSNTGLKRSRNDTGNKVSVVLGAQWGDEGKGKVVDLLATESDIICRCQGGNNAGHTVVVDGTEYDFHLLPSGIINTKATSLIGNGVVIHLPGLFEEGDKNEKKGLTNWQKRLVISDRAHIVFDFHQEVDGLQEIQRQAQEGKNIGTTKKGIGPTYASKASRTGLRICDLLADFKDFSARFKILAQQYQSMFPTLEIDIEGQLKKLREYAERIRPMVRDGVYFMYEAIHGPPKTILVEGANAALLDIDFGTYPFVTSSNCTVGGVCTGLGIPPLSISDVYGVVKAYTTRVGIGAFPTEQLNEVGELLQTRGHEVGVTTGRKRRCGWLDLVILRYANMINGFTAFALTKLDILDVLDEIKVGVAYKLNGKNIPYFPANMDVLQKVEVEYEKLPGWRSDTSGCRKWDDLPSKAQNYIRFVENQVGVPIKWVGVGKSRESMIQMF is encoded by the exons ATGTCGAGCAACAAGAATTCAAACACTGGGCTAAAGCGGTCTAGAAACGACACAGGAAACAAAGTTAGCGTTGTGCTTGGCGCTCAATGGGGTGATGAAGGAAAAGGAAAAGTGGTCGACCTTTTGGCCACAGAGTCGGACATTATTTGCAGATGTCAG GGAGGTAACAATGCTGGCCACACAGTGGTGGTGGATGGCACAGAATATGACTTCCATCTTCTCCCCAGTGGGATCATTAACACAAAAGCTACATCCCTGATTG GCAACGGAGTGGTCATTCATCTTCCAGGCTTGTTTGAGGAAGGAGATAAAAATGAAAAGAAAG GCCTCACAAACTGGCAGAAGAGATTGGTGATCTCGGACAGGGCGCACATTG TGTTCGACTTCCACCAGGAAGTAGACGGGCTACAGGAAATTCAGAGACAAGCTCAGGAAGGAAAAAA TATTGGCACAACAAAGAAAGGCATCGGACCCACTTATGCAAGTAAAGCATCTCGTACGGGGCTGCGCATCTGTGACCTActagctgacttcaaagactTCTCTGCCAG GTTCAAAATACTTGCCCAGCAGTACCAGTCCATGTTCCCAACGCTGGAGATTGACATTGAGGGACAGCTTAAAAAATTGCGG GAGTATGCTGAGAGGATAAGGCCCATGGTGAGAGATGGTGTCTATTTCATGTACGAAGCTATTCACGGACCACCAAAGACAATCCTGGTGGAGGGGGCAAATGCTGCCCTGCTTGACATTGACTTTG GTACGTACCCATTTGTGACCTCATCAAACTGCACCGTGGGTGGTGTGTGCACCGGGCTGGGCATCCCCCCTCTGAGTATCAGTGACGTGTACGGTGTGGTGAAGGCCTACACTACCCGGGTTGGCATCGGGGCATTCCCCACCGAGCAACTCAAT GAAGTTGGTGAACTGCTGCAGACCCGGGGTCACGAAGTGGGTGTGACAACTGGGAGGAAGCGGCGCTGTGGTTGGCTGGATCTGGTCATCCTGCGCTACGCCAACATGATCAATGGCTTCACTGC GTTTGCTTTAACCAAACTGGATATCCTTGATGTGCTGGATGAAATTAAAGTGGGTGTGGCTTACAAACTGAATGGCAAAAATATCCCTTATTTCCCAG CAAACATGGATGTTCTccagaaggtggaggtggaaTATGAGAAACTGCCAGGCTGGAGGAGTGACACCTCAGGCTGCAGGAAGTGGGATGACCTTCCTTCCAAGGCTCAGAACTACATCCGCTTTGTTGAGAACCAGGTTGGCGTGCCCA tcaAATGGGTCGGAGTTGGCAAGTCCAGGGAGTCTATGATCCAGATGTTTTAG